The following DNA comes from Flavisolibacter ginsenosidimutans.
TAAAAGTGTTTCCGGCCAAAACTCCGGTGGCAGAATTAAAGGCTTTTAATCCCGCCGGCTACTTTATTTCAAACGGTCCCGGCGATCCTGCGTCTATGGATTATGCCGTAGCAACAATGAGAGAAATTTTGAAAGAAGAGAAACCAACTTTCGGCATTTGTTTGGGCCACCAGTTACTGGCGTTGGCCAACGACATCCCTACGTTTAAAATGCACCACGGGCACCGCGGCATGAACCACCCGGTGAAAAACTTAGTAACGGGCAAATGCGAAATCACTACGCAAAATCACGGCTTTGGCGTAGATCCTGAAGCAGTGAAAAAAGCGGAACACATTGAGATAACTCACGTAAACCTGAACGACAATTCCATTGAAGGAATCCGTGTAAAAGGAAAGCCGGCATTCTCGGTACAATACCATCCGGAAAGTACACCGGGACCGAACGACAGCCGCTATCTCTTCGACCAGTTCATCGGCATGATAAAAGAACACATCGCTTAAATTTACATCCCGTCTTCGACGGGATTTTTTTATGTTTCCCGAGCTGAGAACCAAACGCTTGCTTTTGCAACAAGTAAAACCCGGAGATCAGCAATTCATCTTTAAAGGGTTGGGTTCACGTATTTATGTCTTGCTGCCCGGTTAAAAATAATTCGTGTAATTCGTTTTAATTCGTGTAATGAAAATTGCCATCATCAACGGACCAAACCTGAATCTTCTGGGAAAAAGAGAAACGGATATTTACGGCAACAAGCCGTTTGAAAATTATTTTGACGAACTCAAAGCAAAATACCCGCAAGTTGATTTCACCTATTACCAAAGCAACGTGGAAGGCGAATTGATCAACGAAATTCAACGGATAGGTTTTGACTTTGACGGCATCATCTTCAATCCCGGTGGTTATACGCATACTTCTGTTGCCATCGGTGATGCGATAGCGGCCGTTAAAGCGCCAGTAATTGAAGTACACATTTCAAACGTTCACGCAAGGGAAGAATTTCGAAAGCTTTCCCACGTTTCAGGCAAATCGGTGGGGAGCATTTTTGGTTTGGGATTGAAAGGATACGAGTTGGCGCTGCAGTGGTTCTTAAACCACTGATGCCGTAATCTTGTCAATGTCCTTGCTCACACTGTAAATAAAATTCAGTTGCTCTTTCATCAACTCGTCGTCGGCAGAAACAGTAGCTTCCGTTAAAGGCAAGTCTCTTAATTTCGGCAACTCCTCTTCATCGCCAAACTTTTTAAAACTTTCCTCCAGCTTCGCGTAAGTCTTCTTTGCCACTTGTATTAACTCTGCCGAATGCACTCTTGGTTCTTTTGCCAGCAAAGCCGTTGCGATAGTTGCAATGTTTGAAAACAAAATGTGGTTGAGCACCACAAACTGGTGCATCTGCGACCGTGGCCCTTGCTTGCTTTTTGGTTCGGACAACATGCGCTGAAAAGCTGCGGAGAGATTGGCCGAATTCAGGTAAACTTCTCTTCGCGCCACTTTGTATTCCAGCACGCTGATCTTCTCGCCCAACAAGGCCTGAATGATCTTTTGCAGGTACAAGGCATTGGCTTTTACAATGCCCCGCATGTTTATTTTTAACTGTTGCGATTCCCAGGCCGGAAACAGCCAATAACTCATGGGAAAGGCAATTGCGCAGCCGATCACTGTATCAAGTAGGCGTTCGCCGGCCACTTGTTTAAATGCCGTTCCCAGAAAGGCAAAAAGAATGAGAACGTAAGGCGTGGTAAACATCACCATCACCAAATAATTAATGCGCATAAACGAATACGTACCAATCATGCACAAAACCATCAGGACGAACAGCGCCGTCTTATTTTCCACCAGCAGCAGCAAGGCAACGCCAATAATGCCGCCGCCTACCGTGCCCACGATGCGCTGGATGTTCCTTTCTTTGGTTAAGCTGAAGGCCGGCTTCAGCATGAAAGCAATGGTGAGCAAAATCCAATAACTGTGGGCGCCGTAATGAAAAATTTGGGTGATGAGATAACCAATCATACTTGCCAGACACACGCGGATGGCGTGACGAAATCCCGAAGATTCGAAGTTTAAATTGTTCCAAAAAATTTTCGGGTCAAGCGATTGGTGCGAGATGAAATGCGAGTGGTCAACGCCGCTGCGTTTGCGTTTTATGCCGGTTTCAAAATACTGTTCAATGTTGGACAAATCGGTGAGCAGGTTGCGAATGTTGACAACGATTTTTCGAAGCACCAATTTGCTGTCTCTGCCGTCAACCGTTATGGCGTCAATCTCCGTTTTTATGCGTTTGACTTCTTCGTCGTAATCAAATCCTTTTCTAAACGAAGCGTTGCTTTGAATGGCGACCCCCACGGCGTTTATCTCAACCACAATTTTTTTCAGGCTTTCGTGAATGATGTCCAGCGCACCGCTGTTGCCAAACAAATTCCGCAACGAACGGTAGTCGTAATAAGCCGCCGTGATGTCTTCAAACAAGTCAACGGTTTCAACGAACGTAAACACCAGTTTCCGCCCGTGGTTTGTTGACTCCTGCACAATTTGCCTCGTTTTAAAAAACAGTTCACGCACCAGGTCCTGCTTTTCGTTCACTACAATCTGCTGCGCCACCATGCGGTTGTAATTTTCTTCTAAATTGGAAGATGTATTATAAAAATCAGCTTTGATAGAAAGATAAGAAGCAATCTCGCGGATGCAATCGCCCAAGGCTCTTTGCCCGTTACGGTAGGGCCGCAGCCGGTAAAGAGCAAGGCTGAACAAGAGATAAAAAACCGCGCCGGCAAGAATGAGCAAAGCATGAGGCAGAACATTTTCCAATTCCATTTTTCTGTCCATGGTGAGGATCATAACGAGAATGCCCGTGTTGCCCACCGATGTTGCCCTTGCACCGTATACAACAAACATCGAAAAGAAAAAGGTAACCAACGTAATTTCTGCCCCAAGCAAATAAGGATTGGCATGAACAAGCCCTGTAAGAACCGCTACAAGAAAAGTAGCAGCCGCTGCCGCCATCAAGCCGTTGCGCTTGTGAATGATGGGCCCCGGCGAATCGGTAAGGCTTACCACCATAGCGCCCAGCGCTACGGTGAGGCCCACGTCAAAATAACCAAGGTAAGAGCCCAACAGCGCCGGCAGCAAAATGGCAAACGTGATCCTGATGCCGTCGGCAAAAGCCTGGGTGTAAAAAAAATGACGCACTTCGGTCACGTTCACGTTTGCACTGTTCAGCGGGTCTTTAAGATTCATCTGTTAATAAGCCTTGGATTGGTTTCTTTTTTCGCAACAATTACACCGCAAAAAGATGAGTAAAGTTAGCCGCTGCGTTAATGATGGTCAGCTTTAACAGGCGATATTTTCTTCTCTTTGCACCACTTATGAAAGTTCCCGTTAACTATCAAGCAGCAGAAGAGGCCCTTTCCATTATTCAGTCCGGTGACCGTGTGTTCATCCAAGGCAGTGCACAAACACCCACTTGTTTGTTGCGGGCACTGGCAAAACAAGCGAACCGCCTTAACGACGTTGAGCTGGTCTTCATCACCGTGTACGGTGATATTTATGTAGACAAGCCCGAATTCAGCAAAAGCTTCAAAGTAAACTCGCTCTTTGTTTCGGCTTCCATTCGCGAAGCGGTAAAAGAAGGCCGCGCCGACTACGTGCCGGTTTTCTTGAGCGAGATTCCCAATCTCTTCACGCAAGGAATTCTGCCCATTGATGTAGCATTGGTTCAGGTATCTCCACCGGACAATCATGGTTATTGTTCACTCGGCGTTTCGGTTGACGTGGCCCGCTCCGCAGTGAACACAGCCAAGTATGTCATTGCGCAAGTAAACCCAAACGTGCCCCGCACACACGGGGATGGACTCATTCACAGCAGCCGTTTTTACGCGATGGTGGAATGCAATGAACCTTTGTACGAAGCACACTTCGGAGAAAAAGTTGGTCCTGATGAATTGCGCATTGGCGAATACGTGGCCAGTTTGATTGAAGACCGCAGCACCTTGCAAATGGGCATTGGCTCCATTCCCGATGCCGTACTTAAATGTCTCACCAATCACAAAGATTTGGGCATGCACACCGAAATGTTCAGCGACGGTGTGGTTGATCTTTTTGAACGGGACATCATTAACAACAAATACAAAAAGATTCACCCAAACAAAGGCGTGAGCGGCTTTGCCCTCGGCACGCGGCGCATGTATGATTACGTGAACGACAACCCGGCCTTTCAGTTCCTCGATATTGATTACGTGAACGACCCGCACGTCATTCGGCGCAACAACAAAATGGTGGCCATCAACAGCGCCGTGGAGATTGACATTACTGGCCAGGTATGTTCCGATTCCATTGGCACTTACCAATATTCAGGTGTGGGCGGGCAAATGGATTTTATGCGCGGCGCGGCTCTTAGTGAAGGCGGTAAGCCAATCATTGCGCTTCCATCCCGCACGGCCAAAGGCGTTCCGCGTATTGTGCCATTTTTAAAGCACGGCGCCGGTGTGGTGACAACACGAGCACACGTGCATTACGTGGTTACGGAATACGGCATTGCTTATTTGTACGGAAAGAATTTGCGCCAGCGGGCAAAGGCTTTGATCAACATTTCGCATCCCGATGACCGGGAAACATTGGAGAAGGCTTGCTTTGAGCGGTTCAAAGTGTTTTAAGTAAGAGATAATTTTACGAAACAGAGCTTGATGAATATTCTACCGTTGGTTTAAAAAAGAAAAAGCCCAATCATAAAACTGATTGGGCTTTTTATATTGTCAAAGTAAAGCGCTTTGCTTGAGAGAGTATTACGGCATAATGATGCGTGACTTTGGTTCGATGTGCACCATCTCAATGTCGAAAATCAAATCCTGTCCGGCAAGCGGATGATTGGCGTCCAGCACCACCGAGTCTTCTTTTACTTCGGCTACAACCACTGGAAATTGTTGGCCTTGATCGTTGCTCAACATCAGTTGTTGTCCTACTTCCGGGTTCATATTCGGAGGAAACTGATCTTTTGGAAATTCAATCAGGTTGCCCGC
Coding sequences within:
- the aroQ gene encoding type II 3-dehydroquinate dehydratase, giving the protein MKIAIINGPNLNLLGKRETDIYGNKPFENYFDELKAKYPQVDFTYYQSNVEGELINEIQRIGFDFDGIIFNPGGYTHTSVAIGDAIAAVKAPVIEVHISNVHAREEFRKLSHVSGKSVGSIFGLGLKGYELALQWFLNH
- a CDS encoding FKBP-type peptidyl-prolyl cis-trans isomerase, yielding MQQANNGDKVKVHYHGRLRSGETFDSSQGREPLEFEIGAGQMIKGFDEGVKGMQVGDKKTVEIGADEAYGQREAGNLIEFPKDQFPPNMNPEVGQQLMLSNDQGQQFPVVVAEVKEDSVVLDANHPLAGQDLIFDIEMVHIEPKSRIIMP
- a CDS encoding acetyl-CoA hydrolase/transferase family protein, with product MKVPVNYQAAEEALSIIQSGDRVFIQGSAQTPTCLLRALAKQANRLNDVELVFITVYGDIYVDKPEFSKSFKVNSLFVSASIREAVKEGRADYVPVFLSEIPNLFTQGILPIDVALVQVSPPDNHGYCSLGVSVDVARSAVNTAKYVIAQVNPNVPRTHGDGLIHSSRFYAMVECNEPLYEAHFGEKVGPDELRIGEYVASLIEDRSTLQMGIGSIPDAVLKCLTNHKDLGMHTEMFSDGVVDLFERDIINNKYKKIHPNKGVSGFALGTRRMYDYVNDNPAFQFLDIDYVNDPHVIRRNNKMVAINSAVEIDITGQVCSDSIGTYQYSGVGGQMDFMRGAALSEGGKPIIALPSRTAKGVPRIVPFLKHGAGVVTTRAHVHYVVTEYGIAYLYGKNLRQRAKALINISHPDDRETLEKACFERFKVF
- a CDS encoding FUSC family membrane protein — translated: MNLKDPLNSANVNVTEVRHFFYTQAFADGIRITFAILLPALLGSYLGYFDVGLTVALGAMVVSLTDSPGPIIHKRNGLMAAAAATFLVAVLTGLVHANPYLLGAEITLVTFFFSMFVVYGARATSVGNTGILVMILTMDRKMELENVLPHALLILAGAVFYLLFSLALYRLRPYRNGQRALGDCIREIASYLSIKADFYNTSSNLEENYNRMVAQQIVVNEKQDLVRELFFKTRQIVQESTNHGRKLVFTFVETVDLFEDITAAYYDYRSLRNLFGNSGALDIIHESLKKIVVEINAVGVAIQSNASFRKGFDYDEEVKRIKTEIDAITVDGRDSKLVLRKIVVNIRNLLTDLSNIEQYFETGIKRKRSGVDHSHFISHQSLDPKIFWNNLNFESSGFRHAIRVCLASMIGYLITQIFHYGAHSYWILLTIAFMLKPAFSLTKERNIQRIVGTVGGGIIGVALLLLVENKTALFVLMVLCMIGTYSFMRINYLVMVMFTTPYVLILFAFLGTAFKQVAGERLLDTVIGCAIAFPMSYWLFPAWESQQLKINMRGIVKANALYLQKIIQALLGEKISVLEYKVARREVYLNSANLSAAFQRMLSEPKSKQGPRSQMHQFVVLNHILFSNIATIATALLAKEPRVHSAELIQVAKKTYAKLEESFKKFGDEEELPKLRDLPLTEATVSADDELMKEQLNFIYSVSKDIDKITASVV